The genomic DNA ACGTCGCATGGAGACGAGGGACTCCATGGTAGTGCGTCCCCCTGCCCGGATGGCCAACGTCTCGCGGACGTGGGTGTTGGTTGTTGCACAACTGAATGCTCCACTGCCGGACAAGCAGGCGGTGGTGCCTGCCCGCCTGCTCGCCATGTCAGCCCCCTGCTTCGTTCCTAACCTGTCCGCATGGTCGACGAGCGCGAACACAAGTCGCTGTGGACGGTAACAGCCCCCCTGCGGCGCTACCCCGCATTGTCGGAGGACCTCGAGGTGGACGTGGTGGTGGTGGGGGGCGGCCTCGCGGGGTTGACCACGGCCCTGTTGCTCAAGGAGGAGGGTAAACGGGTGGCGGTGGTGGAAATGCACCGGCTGTCGTCCGGCCAGACGGGACAGACCACGGCGCACCTCACCGAGTTGCTGGACACGCCGTATGACACCTTGATGTCGGATTTCGGGGAGAAGGGGGCGCGTCTGGCCGCGGAGTCCGTCCGGGCGTCCATCGAGAAGGTGGCCGGACTGGTGGAGCGCCTGGGCATTTCATGTGGTTTCCAGCGGGTTCCAGGCTATCGCTACGCGGAGACGGACGACGAGGTCCAGGCACTGGAGCGCGAGGCCTCCGCGGCCCGGCGGGCGGGCCTGATGTGCTCGCTGACGAACGAGGTGCCGCTGCCCTATCCGGTGAAGCGCGCGCTGCGCGTGGAGGACCAGGCGTGGTTCCACCCGCGCGAGTACCTGCGGGCCATCGCCGAGCGGATTCCCGGAGAGGGCAGCCACGTCTTCGAGGAGACCCAGGTCACCGACATCCACGAGGGCGCTCCCTGCCGGGTGACGACCACGCGGGGCATCATCACCTGCCAGGACGTGGTGGAGGCGACGACCACGCCCATCAACCGGGGCCTGCTGCACACCCGGCTCTACCCCTACCGCTCCTACGTGGTGGCGGGGGTGCTCGAAGGCCCCCTGGCGCCCGGGCTCTATTACGACAGCGCGGACCCCTATCACTACATCCGCACCCAGACGGTGGAGGGCCGCGAGTACGTGATCGTGGGGGGCGAGGACCACAAGGTGGGGACGGAGGAGGACACCCGCCGCTGCTTCGCGGCGCTGGAGGAGTACCTGCGCCAGCGCTTTCCGGTGACGGAGGCGGCGTATCGCTGGTCGGGGCAGGTCATCGAGCCGGCGGATGGACTGCCGTACATCGGGTGTAACGGAGGCTCGCGGCACGTATGGGTGGCCACGGGCTTCTCGGGCACGGGAATGATGTTCGGAACGTTGGCGGGGATGATCCTCACGGATTCGATTCTCGGACGGGACAATCCCTATGCGGCGCTCTACGACGCCACGCGGGTGAAGCCGACGGTGGGCACCCGCGACTTCGTCCACGAGAACGCGGACGTCGCGTTCCACTTCGTGGCGGACCGGCTCGTGAGGCCCGAGGTGCACGACCTGTCCGAGGTGCCTCCGGGTGAGGGCCGGCTCGTGGAGGTGGAGGGCAAGAAGGTGGCGGTCTACCGGGAGGAGGGCGGCGGGGTCCACGCGGTGAGTCCGGTGTGCACGCACCTGGGCTGTCATGTGCATTGGAACAAGGCCGAGCGCTCCTGGGACTGCCCCTGCCACGGGGCGCGTTTCAGCCCGACGGGAGAGGTGCTCAACGGGCCCGCGATGAAGGGCTTGACCTCGAAGAAGATCCGATGACGCGGGGAGCGCGAGAGGGCTGCATCGAGGAGGCGCGGGTGGCACGATGGGCCCATGTCCCCCGCGCCCGCCGCCAGTGATGCCATTGCCTCCGCCGACAGCCTGCTGCCCGAGGGCTTCACCCCCGCCGCCCGCCGCGCGTTGGTGAAGGCGGATCCAACGCTCGGCGCGCTGATGAAGCGGGTGGGGCCCTTCGCGCTCCAGGTGGAGGCATTGCACAGTCCCTTCCAGGCGCTGGCGCGCTCCATCGCGTA from Melittangium boletus DSM 14713 includes the following:
- a CDS encoding FAD-dependent oxidoreductase, producing the protein MVDEREHKSLWTVTAPLRRYPALSEDLEVDVVVVGGGLAGLTTALLLKEEGKRVAVVEMHRLSSGQTGQTTAHLTELLDTPYDTLMSDFGEKGARLAAESVRASIEKVAGLVERLGISCGFQRVPGYRYAETDDEVQALEREASAARRAGLMCSLTNEVPLPYPVKRALRVEDQAWFHPREYLRAIAERIPGEGSHVFEETQVTDIHEGAPCRVTTTRGIITCQDVVEATTTPINRGLLHTRLYPYRSYVVAGVLEGPLAPGLYYDSADPYHYIRTQTVEGREYVIVGGEDHKVGTEEDTRRCFAALEEYLRQRFPVTEAAYRWSGQVIEPADGLPYIGCNGGSRHVWVATGFSGTGMMFGTLAGMILTDSILGRDNPYAALYDATRVKPTVGTRDFVHENADVAFHFVADRLVRPEVHDLSEVPPGEGRLVEVEGKKVAVYREEGGGVHAVSPVCTHLGCHVHWNKAERSWDCPCHGARFSPTGEVLNGPAMKGLTSKKIR